From bacterium, one genomic window encodes:
- the cysW gene encoding sulfate ABC transporter permease subunit CysW, producing the protein MRILNNRSHLSEPAPVRWLLIAIAFLFLGLFLVIPLVAVFVEALKKGFELYRAAITEPYAVAAIKLTLLTAAVSVFFNMLFGIAAAWSITKFNFRGKSVLITLIDLPFAVSPVISGMVFVLLFGMQGYLGPWLSAHNIRVIFATQGVILATIFVTFPFVARELIPLMKTQGKEAEEAALVFGASGWQTFFRITLPNIKWGLLYSLIQCNARAMGEFGAVSVVSGHIRGQTNTLPLHVEILYNEYNFTAAFAVASLLTLLAVITLILKKALSLKTGRKEILV; encoded by the coding sequence ATGAGAATACTGAACAACCGGAGCCATCTATCGGAACCAGCTCCTGTAAGATGGTTATTGATTGCTATTGCTTTTCTTTTCCTCGGTCTCTTTCTTGTCATACCGCTCGTAGCCGTATTTGTAGAAGCGCTGAAGAAGGGCTTTGAACTTTACCGGGCTGCTATAACGGAACCTTATGCTGTGGCTGCGATCAAGCTTACATTATTGACCGCAGCCGTTTCAGTTTTTTTTAACATGTTATTCGGAATCGCGGCCGCGTGGTCCATCACCAAATTCAATTTTCGCGGTAAAAGCGTTTTAATCACGCTCATCGACTTGCCCTTCGCAGTTTCCCCCGTCATTTCGGGAATGGTCTTTGTGCTGCTCTTCGGCATGCAAGGATACCTGGGTCCCTGGTTGAGTGCGCACAACATTCGCGTCATTTTCGCGACCCAGGGCGTGATTCTGGCTACCATCTTTGTAACGTTTCCCTTTGTTGCGCGCGAGTTAATTCCGTTGATGAAAACGCAGGGAAAAGAAGCCGAGGAAGCGGCGCTTGTGTTTGGCGCAAGCGGATGGCAAACTTTTTTCCGCATAACGCTACCTAACATCAAGTGGGGATTGCTTTACAGTTTGATACAATGCAACGCTCGTGCTATGGGAGAATTCGGCGCCGTTTCCGTTGTTTCAGGGCATATCCGCGGTCAAACAAATACTTTGCCGTTGCATGTGGAAATTCTGTATAACGAGTACAATTTTACGGCGGCGTTTGCGGTAGCCTCTTTGTTGACCTTACTCGCCGTTATCACGCTGATTCTAAAGAAAGCGCTTTCGTTAAAAACGGGCCGAAAGGAAATTCTTGTCTAA
- the cysT gene encoding sulfate ABC transporter permease subunit CysT, with protein MKAFAAAAQRSVLPGFGLTMGFTLLYLSLIVLIPLSTLLLKTMSLSWARFGEIMMSPRTVAAFKISFQTAFAAAVVDLIFGSIVGWVLVRYRFAGRQLMDALVDLPFALPTAVAGIVLTTLFSPNGWLGRYLIPHGIEVNYTPLGITIALAFIGLPFVVRTIQPILSEMDPSSEDAAATIGANRRHILARVIFPKIWPAMVTGFTLAFARGLGEYGSIVFISGNIPLKTEITTILIVGRLENYDYAGATALAFSMLVLSFLLLFLINFLQARSRKRIEAFG; from the coding sequence ATGAAAGCGTTCGCTGCCGCGGCTCAACGTTCCGTGCTTCCAGGATTTGGCTTGACGATGGGCTTCACGCTCCTGTATTTGAGCCTGATTGTGCTGATTCCATTGTCAACACTTCTCCTGAAAACGATGTCGCTGAGCTGGGCACGTTTTGGGGAAATCATGATGTCTCCACGAACGGTGGCGGCATTCAAGATCAGTTTTCAAACTGCGTTTGCTGCGGCAGTTGTGGATTTGATCTTTGGAAGCATTGTCGGGTGGGTGCTGGTGCGCTATCGATTCGCAGGCAGGCAATTGATGGATGCGCTGGTGGATCTTCCTTTTGCGTTGCCCACGGCGGTTGCCGGAATTGTGCTGACCACTCTTTTTTCTCCGAATGGATGGCTCGGCCGTTACTTAATTCCACACGGCATTGAAGTCAACTATACGCCACTTGGAATCACGATCGCTCTCGCGTTCATCGGATTGCCTTTTGTGGTCAGGACGATCCAGCCGATCCTTTCGGAAATGGATCCTTCGAGTGAAGATGCTGCGGCAACCATCGGAGCAAATCGGCGTCACATCCTGGCACGTGTAATCTTTCCAAAAATCTGGCCCGCGATGGTGACCGGTTTCACGCTCGCTTTTGCCAGGGGGCTTGGAGAATATGGCTCGATCGTTTTCATTTCGGGCAACATTCCGCTGAAAACGGAAATCACTACGATTCTGATTGTGGGCCGGTTGGAAAACTACGATTATGCAGGCGCTACAGCCCTCGCTTTCAGTATGCTGGTCCTTTCCTTTCTACTTTTGTTTCTGATCAATTTCCTACAGGCACGCTCTCGAAAAAGAATTGAGGCTTTTGGATGA
- a CDS encoding ATP-binding cassette domain-containing protein, with product MSIILTDLSKKYENNLVVNRVTMTVENGELFVLLGASGSGKSTILRMIAGLTRPNSGKIELNGKDVTNIPPQQRGTGFVFQNYSLFQHMTVAENVEFGLRVRKVSAAERRNRREELLELVGLGGLGNRYPNQLSGGQQQRVALARALAYRPAVLLLDEPFGALDVKIRSQLRKNLKEIHRRLNLTTILVTHDQEEAFELADRIGVTDRGNLIEIGSPEELYHRPKKGYTANFVGGKNVLIGRVNGGVIHLGSTLLPVPERLRAATGARVRILFRPETVLLQSEPFAPNSDVSVLGRGKVIERVFAGSFQKLALEVERPQGIRLYAGEFGTEKTIYIEAVRPSELDPQTNIERGQMLWIGFTKYHVLEAAGPKLLLCIPDSPVAAAVADFGCHLAEKAGLPATLFSVADSQEEIPQAKEKLEKIQHKWIDRLPRLELKVRSGSSDDEILAESQEGYYDLVILGRKEISTLMPRAVLGRHVRRLLERGIPVVIATQDRQLSHILICSAVGEPGKADVRIGGRLARLTGANATVLHVRREGEPEDQWKRSERHLQQALSTLQTFGVKSDSMIGKEPAVEFIVEQANTGNYDLIVIGAPPPGTSSRFLLHDAASNIVEGSSLPVLIVPMVE from the coding sequence ATGTCAATCATACTGACCGATCTTTCCAAAAAATACGAGAACAACCTCGTGGTCAATCGGGTTACAATGACGGTTGAAAACGGGGAACTCTTCGTTCTACTCGGCGCGAGCGGCAGTGGAAAAAGCACCATTTTGCGAATGATTGCCGGCCTCACGCGCCCCAACAGCGGAAAAATTGAGCTTAATGGTAAAGATGTGACCAACATTCCTCCGCAGCAGCGTGGCACCGGATTTGTTTTTCAGAATTATTCGTTATTCCAGCACATGACTGTTGCTGAAAATGTGGAATTCGGGTTGCGAGTCCGGAAGGTTTCTGCGGCAGAACGCCGGAACCGCCGTGAGGAATTGTTAGAGCTTGTTGGTCTCGGCGGACTGGGGAATCGATATCCGAATCAGCTTTCCGGCGGCCAGCAACAGCGAGTTGCTCTCGCCCGCGCGCTTGCTTACAGGCCCGCAGTTTTGCTTCTGGATGAACCGTTCGGGGCGCTGGACGTAAAAATCAGGAGTCAATTGCGCAAGAACCTGAAAGAAATACACCGCAGACTCAATCTAACTACAATATTAGTAACACACGATCAAGAAGAAGCGTTTGAGCTGGCCGACCGGATTGGTGTCACCGATCGCGGAAACCTGATCGAGATCGGGAGCCCGGAAGAACTCTATCATCGTCCAAAAAAAGGATACACCGCGAACTTTGTCGGAGGCAAAAACGTGTTGATCGGTCGCGTCAACGGCGGTGTGATCCATCTTGGCTCAACTTTGCTGCCGGTTCCGGAACGGTTACGAGCCGCGACGGGAGCGCGGGTGCGAATCCTCTTCCGTCCAGAAACCGTATTGCTGCAGTCTGAACCATTTGCTCCCAATAGTGATGTTTCCGTTCTTGGTCGCGGAAAGGTAATCGAACGGGTTTTTGCGGGCTCCTTTCAGAAATTGGCCCTGGAGGTGGAGCGTCCGCAAGGCATTCGACTGTACGCAGGAGAATTTGGCACGGAAAAAACAATCTACATTGAAGCGGTTCGTCCCAGTGAGCTGGATCCTCAGACGAATATAGAACGAGGCCAGATGCTCTGGATCGGATTCACAAAATATCATGTGCTCGAAGCAGCCGGGCCAAAATTGTTGCTCTGTATCCCCGATTCCCCTGTGGCGGCAGCGGTCGCGGATTTCGGATGCCATCTGGCTGAAAAAGCCGGGTTGCCGGCAACGCTTTTTTCTGTTGCTGATTCACAGGAAGAAATTCCTCAGGCAAAAGAGAAACTGGAAAAGATTCAGCACAAATGGATCGATCGTTTGCCGCGTTTGGAACTGAAAGTTCGGAGCGGATCGAGTGATGATGAGATTCTCGCAGAATCGCAGGAAGGATATTACGACCTGGTCATATTAGGGAGAAAGGAAATTAGCACCTTGATGCCAAGAGCAGTTTTAGGTAGACACGTGCGTCGTCTTCTTGAAAGAGGTATTCCGGTGGTGATCGCAACTCAGGATAGACAGCTCTCCCATATCTTGATTTGCAGCGCGGTTGGTGAGCCCGGGAAAGCCGATGTCCGGATCGGCGGCCGTCTTGCAAGATTAACCGGAGCGAATGCTACAGTTTTGCACGTGCGCAGAGAAGGGGAACCGGAAGATCAATGGAAACGAAGCGAGCGGCATCTCCAACAAGCGCTCTCCACTTTGCAAACTTTCGGTGTGAAAAGCGATAGCATGATCGGCAAAGAACCCGCAGTCGAATTCATCGTGGAGCAGGCAAACACAGGCAACTATGATTTGATCGTAATAGGAGCGCCGCCGCCTGGAACATCTTCAAGGTTCCTTTTGCATGATGCCGCAAGTAATATCGTAGAAGGAAGCTCACTTCCCGTTTTGATCGTCCCTATGGTGGAATAG
- a CDS encoding ABC transporter ATP-binding protein: MTFSIETTELRKVYGEKVAVRGLTLQVREGEAFGFLGPNGAGKTTSLKMLLGLAKPTSGRAFLFGSPMGDPSLRSKVGFLPEHFRFHEWLTGREFLNLHGNLYGIQSAPLQKRIGELLALVGLSDFVQKQLRTYSKGMLQRIGLAQALINDPRIVFLDEPTSGLDPAGRRLVRDIIHQLRDKGTTIFLNSHLLSEVEITCDRVAFIKHGEVLRVDELKKLSSGQTTVSIRASGIKDEMMQGLKRWSEETTLNHNKITLRIADETLLPEITRYLVQQNVQIYSVIPERIDLEELFLRIVGKDAGL; encoded by the coding sequence ATGACGTTTTCGATTGAGACGACAGAGCTACGCAAGGTTTACGGAGAAAAAGTTGCCGTTCGTGGTTTGACTCTTCAAGTGCGGGAAGGGGAGGCATTCGGTTTTCTTGGTCCGAATGGCGCCGGCAAAACAACCTCACTGAAAATGCTGCTCGGTCTCGCCAAACCGACTTCCGGCCGGGCTTTCCTTTTTGGCTCTCCCATGGGCGATCCATCGCTCCGCTCAAAAGTTGGATTTCTGCCGGAGCATTTTCGTTTCCATGAATGGCTAACCGGAAGAGAATTCCTGAATCTCCACGGAAACCTTTACGGGATTCAATCCGCTCCGCTTCAGAAACGTATCGGCGAATTGCTGGCTCTTGTTGGTTTGTCTGATTTCGTGCAAAAACAACTTCGAACGTATTCGAAGGGAATGCTCCAGCGGATTGGTTTGGCGCAAGCGCTGATCAATGACCCGCGTATCGTGTTTCTGGATGAGCCCACATCGGGTCTCGATCCAGCAGGACGGCGTCTGGTCCGCGATATCATTCATCAGCTGCGCGACAAAGGAACAACCATCTTCCTGAATTCTCATCTGTTGAGTGAAGTTGAAATTACTTGCGATCGCGTTGCCTTTATCAAACATGGTGAAGTTCTGCGCGTAGACGAACTGAAAAAGTTATCTTCCGGACAAACTACCGTGTCCATTCGAGCTTCGGGAATTAAAGACGAGATGATGCAAGGTTTAAAACGATGGAGTGAAGAGACCACCTTGAATCACAACAAGATCACTCTGAGAATTGCGGATGAGACTCTTCTCCCTGAAATTACGCGCTACCTTGTTCAGCAAAATGTGCAAATTTATTCCGTGATTCCAGAAAGAATCGACCTGGAAGAGCTCTTCTTACGGATCGTTGGTAAGGATGCGGGATTATGA
- a CDS encoding ABC transporter permease yields MMQALVITRLTFLESMRRRIAVAAFVLGVLFLILYGVGFHFIHKEIVSESGRPNATLIRNQMFNFLTTAGLYAVNFLTIAMGVLISADTLAGEISSGTIQTIASKPLRRPDIVLGKWLGFAALLAIYLLLMAGGVLAIVYFVSGYHVRHVAAGLSLIYLASLLIMSVSLACSSMFSTLATGGIVFGLYGIGFIGGWVEQIGSALKNQTAVNVGILSSLIIPSEAIWKRAAYEVTSTVIRSLGIAAGPFAAVSVPNPAMVIYAVFYVAVMLVIAIRQFSKRDL; encoded by the coding sequence ATGATGCAGGCGTTGGTAATCACCCGGCTGACCTTTTTGGAATCGATGAGGAGACGAATCGCGGTTGCTGCATTTGTGCTTGGCGTTTTGTTTTTGATTTTGTATGGAGTCGGATTTCATTTCATCCATAAGGAAATTGTTTCAGAAAGCGGCCGTCCAAATGCAACTTTGATACGCAACCAGATGTTCAATTTTCTTACAACCGCAGGTTTGTACGCGGTGAATTTCCTGACCATCGCAATGGGCGTTCTGATTTCAGCAGATACGCTTGCGGGAGAAATCAGCTCCGGCACCATTCAAACGATTGCATCAAAGCCATTGAGGCGGCCGGACATCGTTCTGGGGAAATGGCTCGGTTTTGCCGCATTGCTCGCCATCTATCTGTTGCTCATGGCCGGTGGAGTTCTGGCAATTGTTTACTTTGTCAGCGGTTACCATGTGCGGCACGTTGCCGCAGGCCTGTCTTTGATCTACCTGGCGAGTCTTCTGATCATGAGTGTGAGCCTTGCCTGCAGCTCCATGTTTTCTACTCTTGCAACCGGCGGAATCGTGTTTGGACTGTATGGAATTGGATTCATAGGTGGGTGGGTTGAGCAAATTGGTAGTGCATTGAAAAATCAAACAGCTGTCAATGTTGGCATTCTTTCAAGTTTGATTATTCCATCTGAAGCGATCTGGAAGCGTGCGGCCTATGAGGTGACTTCTACCGTGATTCGATCTCTGGGAATTGCCGCTGGTCCCTTTGCGGCAGTGTCTGTTCCCAATCCCGCGATGGTGATTTATGCCGTCTTCTATGTTGCAGTGATGTTGGTGATCGCAATCCGTCAATTCAGCAAACGAGACCTTTAA